The genome window GTTCTATCTCACGGGTCAATTCGTGCTTTTCCGCGCGCTCAATCGCATCGAATCATCGCAGCTTACGCCGCTTCTCGGTTTTAAGATACCGATACTCGGCATGCTGTCGCTTATCTTCTTTCACACGGCCATTCATCCCCTCGGCTGGGTGTCAATACTGCTCTGCACCGCCGGAGGGATCATCATGTCCCCGCCGCGAGGCTCAGTGAATGTGCTCCTCCTCGCATCGGCGCTCATTATTTCTGCAGGATATGCCGGTTCCGATATCTGTATACCGATATTGATCAAGTCGCTTTCCGGCATATCGATAGTGCCTGTGGCCGCCGCCGTTTGCCTCTGCTATATCGTCTGTGGTATCGTCGGGCTTGTATTCCTTCTCTCCGGCGTCATGGGCCCGCGAAATGCGATACGCGATAGAAGCCTGCACGTTCTCGCCTTGCCGTATTCCGCCGCCTGGCTTGCAGCCATGGTCTGTCTCTTCGCCTGTTTCAACACCATCGGCGTTGTGTTCGGCAATATGCTCCAGTCCACGCGCGCCATACTCAGCGTGCTTATCGGCATTCTCGTTACCCGGCTGGGTTTTCTGGCACTCGAGGATCTGCGTTCCAAGCGTATCATCACATATCGTTTTGTCGGCGCATCGGTGATAACCGCGGCGATTATGCTCTTTGTCCGATCGCGTACATTATAGGAGTGGTCAGTATGGAAACGGTTCGTATCGGCATCATCGGTGTTTCGGGACATGCGAAGCAGCATCTTCTTGCCATCGACTATCTCACCGAGAACGGTATGGGTGTGCTCGCTGCGGCGGTGATAAAGCCGGACGCGGAATATGCCGAATACGCCGACGGTTTTCGCGCAAAGGGCGTGCGTATATACCGCGAGTATCAGGAGATGTTCGCCTCCGAGCGCGGAAAACTCGATCTCATCGCCATACCGACGGGCATAGCCTTTCATGAGGAACACTCCGTCGCCGCGCTCAATGCCGGTTTTCACGTGCTCTGCGAAAAGCCCGTTGCCGGCTCGGCGGCCGAAGCATTGCGCATGAAAGCGGCGGCTGAACGTACGGGCAACATGCTTGCAATAGGATATCAGTACATCACATCACCGATGATCAAGCGCGTGAAGGAATATACGATGAACGGCAAGCTCGGGCGCATTCTCTCAGCGCGTACACTGGCCTTCGGACCGCGTGATGCCGTGTACTATACCAGGAACGGCTGGGCGGGGAAGATGACATTCCTCGGCAAGACCATATATGATTCGCCGATGCAGAATGCATTTGCGCACTATCTCATGAACATGCTCTACACGGCGTCACCGTCGCCGGGGAAAAGCGCCCGTGTCACCGCGGTCACGATGGAGAATTATCGGGCGAAGGATATCGAATATGCCGATACGCAATGGATGGAACTATCGACATCCGAGAACGTGCCTGTCCATTTCATATCCTCTCACGCCTGCGAGAAGGGCGAGAATTTCACCGAATACCGATATGAACGAGGCCGCATCGAATGGACGCCGTCAAGAACAACGGTGTACGAAAAGAGCGGCGTCGGTGAAAATGTGATCGAGACCATCGATAATGGCCCCGTGCCGATACAGACGCGCGTATTCATCGATGCCATCGAGGCGATACGTAACGCCCGCCCGCCCGCCTGTACCATAGAAAGCGCCATGCAGCAGACGATAGCCATTGAGAAGGGATTCATCTCCTCTGACGGCGTACACACGATAAGCACTGAGCACACGTTCGTTTCCGAAGTGCTCAAACGCCCCGAGGGGATGAAAACGGATGAAGCGGCCCGATATAACGCGGTCATCAAGGATATCGAGATAACGATGAAGAATGCATTCGATTCGGACAAGGGTTTCTTTGCATCGGGACTGCCTTGGGCTAAGCGGAGTAAGACAATAGCAGTGTGATGATGTAGCAAGGGGCATTCCCCCGTGCTCTCTGTCCTTCTACATATATATTAAAGCACGGGGTCTTGACCCCGTGTTCCTTTTTCTCGAGGGGCACTTCCAGTTTCAGCCGCTTTGTATATACTGCAGCTACAACGAAACGCCAGGAATGATAATGGACAAGAAACTCGCTGATGTACTTGACCGCGAAATAGCACGTGTGCTGCCGCGCGTGCGGGAACTCCGCCATGCGATACACGCCTGCCCGGAAATAGCGTTCGATGAGCACCGCACGCGTGCCGCGGTGATCAAGATGATCGCGCGCACATCGATATCCCTCCGCAAGCCGCTCATCGGTACCGACATTGTCGCCGACCTTGCCGTACGCGGCGCGAAAAAGACCGTGTGCCTGCGCGCCGATATGGACGCGCTCCCCATGGTCGAAGAGACCGGTGTAAAATATGCTTCACGCAACAAGGGCTTCATGCATGCCTGCGGTCACGACGGACATACGGCGATACTCGCCGGTACCGCGCTCGTGCTGTCGCGGCTGTCGAAGCATCTGCGTGCGAACGTCCGCTTCGTCTTTCAGCCCGGCGAAGAGCTCGAGTGCTGCGGCTCGCTCCTCGTCAAAAAAGGCGCGCTTCGCGGCGTAAGCGAAGCGTATGCGCTCCACGGATGGCACGGCTATCCCGTCGGTTCCGTCGTCTGCAAGAACGGCGTGTTCTTCGCCGCCAACGGCACGTTCTATATCGTCGTGCGCGGCAAGGGTACGCACGGCGCCATGCCGGAGGAGGGTCGCAATCCCATTCCCGTCGCCTCCGAGATAGTCGATAAGCTCGATGATCTTCATGTGAACGTGAAGCGCGCGTACGGTGCCGTCATCTCGGTGTGCTCGATCAATGCCGGCGTCAATTCGAATATCATACCCGAGCGTGCGGTGATAAGCGGGACGACGCGCTTTTTCACTCCGCGCGTGGGCAATGCGCTTAGGCAGAGTATAGCATCGATAGCCGCCGCGTCCGGAAAGCGTCATGGGGTGAACGTCCATTTCGTCTACGAGAGCCGCTATCATGAGCCGGTGGTGAACACCGATGCCGGGTTTGCCGCGGTGAAAGAGGCTGCCGCTCTTG of Spirochaetota bacterium contains these proteins:
- a CDS encoding Gfo/Idh/MocA family oxidoreductase; this encodes METVRIGIIGVSGHAKQHLLAIDYLTENGMGVLAAAVIKPDAEYAEYADGFRAKGVRIYREYQEMFASERGKLDLIAIPTGIAFHEEHSVAALNAGFHVLCEKPVAGSAAEALRMKAAAERTGNMLAIGYQYITSPMIKRVKEYTMNGKLGRILSARTLAFGPRDAVYYTRNGWAGKMTFLGKTIYDSPMQNAFAHYLMNMLYTASPSPGKSARVTAVTMENYRAKDIEYADTQWMELSTSENVPVHFISSHACEKGENFTEYRYERGRIEWTPSRTTVYEKSGVGENVIETIDNGPVPIQTRVFIDAIEAIRNARPPACTIESAMQQTIAIEKGFISSDGVHTISTEHTFVSEVLKRPEGMKTDEAARYNAVIKDIEITMKNAFDSDKGFFASGLPWAKRSKTIAV
- a CDS encoding M20 family metallopeptidase; translation: MDKKLADVLDREIARVLPRVRELRHAIHACPEIAFDEHRTRAAVIKMIARTSISLRKPLIGTDIVADLAVRGAKKTVCLRADMDALPMVEETGVKYASRNKGFMHACGHDGHTAILAGTALVLSRLSKHLRANVRFVFQPGEELECCGSLLVKKGALRGVSEAYALHGWHGYPVGSVVCKNGVFFAANGTFYIVVRGKGTHGAMPEEGRNPIPVASEIVDKLDDLHVNVKRAYGAVISVCSINAGVNSNIIPERAVISGTTRFFTPRVGNALRQSIASIAAASGKRHGVNVHFVYESRYHEPVVNTDAGFAAVKEAAALAGERFIEAKKPLMASEDFAFYLTRNDGALFLLGLGDRSPKLHTPAFDFNDEAIEHGIRMFSRLLVS